Proteins encoded within one genomic window of Streptomyces profundus:
- the obgE gene encoding GTPase ObgE, protein MTTFVDRVELHVGAGNGGHGCASVHREKFKPLGGPDGGDGGRGGDVILVVDPEVTTLLEYHHRPHRKATNGKPGAGGNRTGALGKDLVLPVPDGTVVLDADGEVLADLVGPGTAFVAGQGGRGGLGNAALASPRRKAPGFALLGEPGESRDLVLELKTIADVALVGYPSAGKSSLISVLSAAKPKIADYPFTTLVPNLGVVTAGDAVYTVADVPGLIPGASEGRGLGLEFLRHVERCEVLVHVLDCATLESERDPLSDFAVIEEELAQYGGLGDRPRLVVLNKTDIPEGQDLADIVRPDLEARGLRVFEVSAVSRKGLRELSFALGALVAEARAAKPQEEATRVVIRPKAVNDAGFTVTAEGEDLFRVRGEKPERWVVQTDFANEEAVGYLADRLNRLGVEEELVRAGAREGDGVAIGPEDNAVVFDWEPTVSAGAEMLGRRGEDHRMNPLRPAARRRRDRDAERKDSAQREFEEFDPFE, encoded by the coding sequence ATGACAACCTTCGTGGACCGCGTCGAGTTGCACGTCGGCGCGGGTAACGGGGGCCACGGCTGTGCCTCCGTGCATCGGGAGAAGTTCAAGCCGCTCGGTGGTCCCGACGGGGGCGACGGCGGCCGGGGCGGTGATGTGATCCTGGTGGTGGACCCGGAGGTCACCACGCTGCTGGAGTACCACCACCGGCCGCACCGCAAGGCCACCAACGGCAAGCCGGGCGCGGGCGGCAACCGCACCGGCGCGCTGGGCAAGGATCTGGTGCTGCCGGTGCCGGACGGCACGGTGGTGCTGGACGCCGACGGCGAGGTGCTGGCCGACCTGGTGGGCCCGGGCACCGCGTTCGTCGCGGGTCAGGGCGGCAGGGGCGGCCTGGGGAACGCGGCGCTGGCCTCGCCGCGCCGCAAGGCGCCGGGCTTCGCGCTGCTGGGGGAGCCGGGGGAGAGCCGGGACCTGGTGCTGGAGCTGAAGACCATCGCCGATGTGGCGCTGGTCGGCTATCCGAGCGCCGGCAAGTCCTCGTTGATCTCCGTGCTCTCGGCGGCCAAGCCGAAGATCGCGGACTACCCGTTCACCACGCTGGTGCCCAACCTCGGCGTGGTGACGGCGGGGGACGCCGTCTACACGGTGGCCGACGTGCCGGGGCTGATCCCCGGCGCCAGCGAGGGCCGGGGCCTGGGCCTGGAGTTCCTGCGGCACGTGGAGCGCTGTGAGGTGCTGGTGCACGTGCTGGACTGCGCGACGTTGGAGTCGGAGCGCGATCCGCTCTCCGACTTCGCGGTGATCGAGGAGGAGCTGGCCCAGTACGGCGGCTTGGGCGACCGGCCGCGTCTTGTGGTGCTCAACAAGACGGACATCCCCGAGGGGCAGGATCTCGCGGATATCGTCCGGCCCGATCTGGAGGCCCGGGGGCTGCGCGTCTTCGAGGTGTCGGCCGTGTCGCGGAAGGGCCTGCGGGAACTCTCCTTCGCGCTGGGCGCGCTGGTCGCCGAGGCGCGCGCGGCGAAGCCGCAGGAGGAGGCCACACGCGTGGTGATCCGGCCCAAGGCCGTGAATGACGCGGGCTTCACGGTAACCGCCGAAGGTGAGGATCTCTTCAGGGTTCGGGGGGAGAAGCCGGAACGTTGGGTGGTGCAGACCGACTTCGCCAACGAGGAGGCGGTGGGATATCTCGCCGACCGGCTGAACCGCCTGGGCGTCGAGGAGGAGCTGGTGCGCGCGGGTGCCAGGGAGGGCGACGGCGTGGCCATCGGCCCCGAGGACAACGCGGTGGTCTTCGACTGGGAGCCCACGGTGTCGGCTGGCGCCGAGATGCTGGGCCGGCGTGGCGAGGATCACCGCATGAACCCGCTGCGCCCCGCAGCCAGGCGGCGGCGTGATCGCGACGCCGAGCGAAAGGACTCCGCGCAGCGGGAATTCGAGGAATTCGACCCCTTTGAGTGA
- a CDS encoding bifunctional cytidylyltransferase/SDR family oxidoreductase: MQPKGPSPHTTAVVLAGGTGQRVGLSIPKQLIKVAGKAVIEHTLAIFEEADDIDDVIVLMAPGYAQDVERIVAKSGLAKVSRVIEGGATRNETTQRAIAALSEGLAEGEERHVLFHDAVRPLLSQRVISDCVRALERYQAVDVAIPSADTIIVTRTHGEDGEFITDVPDRSRLRRGQTPQAFRLSTIRRAYEVAADDPNFQATDDCSVVLKYLPDVPIHVVPGDEFNMKVTQPVDVFLTDKLFQLASTAAPAQSDEAAYRERLSGKTVVVFGGSYGIGKDIADLAAGYGATVYPLGRSTTGTHVENPEDVAEALAKAHADTGRIDYVVNTAGVLRIGKLAETDDAVIEEALKVNYLAPVRIARAAHRYLAESQGQLLLYTSSSYTRGRAEYSLYSSTKAAMVNLTQALADEWAGDGVRVNCVNPERTATPMRTKAFGQEPAGSLLSSEAVARTSLDVLLSTMTGHVIDVRQQDPTADASQAGSFERALAAALSAEAAGGVA, translated from the coding sequence ATGCAACCCAAAGGGCCGTCCCCGCACACCACAGCGGTCGTTCTGGCCGGTGGTACGGGCCAGCGCGTCGGGCTCTCCATACCGAAGCAGCTGATCAAGGTCGCGGGTAAGGCCGTTATCGAGCACACCCTGGCCATCTTCGAGGAGGCCGACGACATCGACGATGTCATCGTGCTGATGGCCCCCGGGTACGCGCAGGACGTCGAGCGCATTGTCGCCAAGAGCGGGTTGGCCAAGGTCAGTCGGGTCATCGAGGGGGGCGCCACCCGGAACGAGACCACCCAGCGCGCCATCGCCGCGCTGAGCGAGGGCCTCGCGGAGGGCGAGGAGCGGCATGTGCTGTTCCACGACGCGGTGCGTCCGCTGCTCTCGCAGCGGGTGATCAGCGACTGCGTGCGCGCCCTTGAGCGCTACCAGGCCGTGGACGTGGCCATACCGTCCGCTGACACCATCATCGTCACCCGCACCCACGGCGAGGACGGCGAGTTCATCACCGACGTGCCGGACCGCTCGCGGCTGCGGCGCGGCCAGACGCCGCAGGCGTTCCGGCTGTCCACCATCCGCCGCGCCTACGAGGTCGCCGCCGACGACCCGAACTTCCAGGCCACGGACGACTGTTCGGTGGTCCTGAAGTACCTGCCCGACGTGCCGATCCATGTGGTGCCGGGCGACGAGTTCAACATGAAGGTCACCCAGCCGGTCGACGTCTTCCTCACCGACAAGCTCTTCCAGCTCGCCTCCACGGCCGCGCCCGCGCAGTCCGACGAGGCCGCCTACCGGGAGCGGCTGTCGGGGAAGACCGTGGTGGTCTTCGGCGGTTCGTACGGGATCGGCAAGGACATCGCCGACCTCGCCGCCGGCTACGGCGCCACGGTCTACCCGCTGGGCCGCTCCACCACCGGCACCCACGTGGAGAACCCGGAGGACGTCGCCGAGGCCCTGGCCAAGGCCCACGCGGACACCGGGCGCATCGACTACGTGGTGAACACCGCCGGCGTGCTGCGCATCGGGAAGCTCGCCGAGACGGACGACGCCGTCATCGAGGAAGCCCTCAAGGTCAACTACCTGGCCCCGGTGCGGATCGCCCGCGCCGCGCACCGCTATCTCGCCGAGTCCCAGGGCCAGTTGCTGCTCTACACCTCCAGCAGCTACACCCGGGGCCGCGCCGAGTACAGCCTGTACTCCTCGACCAAGGCGGCCATGGTCAACCTCACCCAGGCGCTGGCCGACGAGTGGGCGGGCGACGGCGTCCGCGTCAACTGCGTCAACCCGGAGCGGACGGCGACCCCGATGCGGACCAAGGCGTTCGGCCAGGAGCCGGCCGGCTCCCTGCTCTCCTCGGAGGCGGTCGCCCGCACCTCGCTCGACGTGCTGCTGTCCACCATGACGGGCCATGTCATAGACGTCCGCCAGCAGGACCCGACGGCGGACGCCAGCCAGGCGGGATCCTTCGAGCGCGCCCTGGCCGCCGCCCTCAGCGCCGAGGCCGCCGGGGGGGTGGCATGA
- a CDS encoding CDP-glycerol glycerophosphotransferase family protein, translating to MRFLPEATEAERVEFFDAVGEFLAAEAGRADKLDKFPPVARIKWHLAKARRADELLAVLSFERENPAAFPVRGRLRPAVAIPGVDTAALPSSVPRLRLREMPVRAKATDVLWRDGRLVLRGFGYVVNLPDGSHTPLPRLAWLRAKGGRRITVKFRAEEATRATRDSKQALHNYDDAGFELVIDPNKLKSRGRWRAGTWGLTLALPRPGGYVPGHVDRVDVGSAGHSQSRDLGDGARLVASFVEGRFQVRIELPEAEITDQRIVDGYALRFGLRSPATGKLPTKLRVVRKDGKTPASYPLVRAEGDDRWSRFTADIPLADLSVADEPGEKTIDFVTHIDFADGTDRRATVCEGFAPGRYTRPGGREVAVTTDGPGLLKLHDRARQAVVDSMRWSGGALIVEGEYEGPGHSKRLVLRHGERFEEHILPLEWSDGRFEARITPDKVTTYDAVLPLRAGRWYLWLRDRSAWGNDADIPVKLRADLIDGTLPLRKRVAGRTYTVNRRYFDRLFLGSGPVLAAEERGAYRQRQLRQVLTPRFKREPLREAVFYNSFGGKQFSDSPRAIHEELVRRGVEVEHLWSVADEQVALPPGVRPIEWHSTEWYEALARSRYVVTNVGLGDWYERREGQCVVQTWHGTPLKKIGADLLGTPKANLAYIASLPHRFRQFDIVVSPNSFTTPIMRNAFRCEGEVLEAGYPRNDIFHRPDREKIAQRVRATLGIPEGKKVVLYAPTWRDDQRHTASKFKLDLQVDLTAAREALSDDHVFLFRKHPKILDAIPGAGQGFVYDVSAYPDIAELYLITDVLITDYSSVLFDFAHSGRPMLFFTYDLEHYRDTLRGFYFDFTEKAPGPLIKTSPELVAAIRDSASVRREYAAKYERFVKEFCEPSDGLATSRVVDRMLEIAEQHAAGDGR from the coding sequence ATGCGGTTCCTGCCGGAGGCCACCGAGGCCGAGCGCGTGGAGTTCTTCGACGCGGTCGGCGAGTTCCTGGCGGCGGAGGCGGGAAGAGCCGACAAGCTCGACAAGTTCCCGCCGGTGGCCCGGATCAAGTGGCATCTGGCCAAGGCGCGCCGCGCCGACGAGCTGCTGGCGGTGCTGAGCTTCGAGCGGGAGAACCCGGCCGCGTTCCCGGTGCGCGGCCGGCTGCGGCCCGCCGTGGCGATCCCCGGCGTGGACACGGCGGCGCTGCCCTCCTCGGTGCCCCGGCTGCGGCTGCGCGAGATGCCGGTGCGCGCCAAGGCCACCGACGTGCTGTGGCGGGACGGCCGGCTGGTGCTGCGCGGCTTCGGCTATGTGGTCAACCTGCCGGACGGATCGCACACCCCGCTGCCCCGGCTGGCCTGGCTGCGGGCTAAGGGTGGGCGTCGGATCACGGTGAAGTTCCGCGCCGAGGAGGCGACTCGGGCCACGCGGGACTCCAAACAGGCCCTGCACAACTACGACGACGCCGGCTTCGAGCTGGTCATCGACCCCAACAAGCTGAAGTCCAGGGGCCGTTGGCGCGCCGGCACCTGGGGCCTCACGCTGGCGCTGCCCCGCCCGGGCGGCTATGTGCCCGGCCATGTGGACCGCGTCGACGTCGGCTCGGCCGGCCACTCCCAGTCCCGCGACCTGGGCGACGGCGCGCGCCTCGTGGCCAGCTTCGTCGAGGGCCGCTTCCAGGTGCGGATCGAGCTGCCCGAGGCGGAGATCACCGACCAGCGGATCGTGGACGGCTACGCCCTGCGCTTCGGCCTGCGCTCGCCGGCCACCGGCAAGCTGCCGACCAAGCTGCGCGTGGTGCGCAAGGACGGCAAGACGCCCGCGAGCTACCCGCTGGTGCGGGCCGAGGGCGACGACCGCTGGAGCAGGTTCACGGCGGACATCCCGCTGGCCGACCTCTCGGTGGCCGACGAACCGGGCGAGAAGACCATCGACTTCGTCACCCACATCGACTTCGCCGACGGCACCGACCGCCGCGCCACCGTGTGCGAGGGGTTCGCGCCCGGCCGCTACACCCGCCCCGGGGGCCGCGAGGTCGCCGTGACCACGGACGGCCCCGGGCTGCTCAAGCTGCACGACCGCGCCCGGCAGGCGGTGGTCGACTCGATGCGCTGGAGCGGCGGCGCGCTGATAGTCGAGGGCGAGTACGAGGGCCCGGGACACAGCAAGCGCCTGGTGCTGCGGCACGGCGAGCGCTTCGAGGAGCACATCCTCCCGCTGGAGTGGTCGGACGGCCGCTTCGAGGCGCGGATCACGCCCGACAAGGTGACCACCTACGACGCGGTGCTGCCGCTGCGCGCCGGCCGCTGGTACCTCTGGCTGCGCGACAGGTCGGCCTGGGGCAACGACGCCGACATCCCGGTCAAGCTGCGCGCCGACCTGATCGACGGCACCCTGCCGCTGCGCAAGCGGGTCGCGGGCCGCACCTACACCGTCAACCGCCGTTACTTCGACCGGCTGTTCCTCGGCTCAGGGCCGGTGCTCGCCGCCGAGGAGCGCGGCGCCTACCGGCAGCGGCAGCTGCGGCAGGTGCTCACCCCGCGGTTCAAGCGGGAGCCGCTGCGCGAGGCGGTCTTCTACAACAGCTTCGGCGGCAAGCAGTTCTCCGACTCGCCCCGGGCGATCCACGAGGAGCTGGTCCGCCGGGGCGTCGAGGTCGAACACCTCTGGTCGGTCGCCGACGAACAGGTCGCGCTGCCCCCCGGCGTGCGCCCCATCGAATGGCACAGCACCGAGTGGTACGAGGCGCTGGCCCGCAGCCGCTACGTGGTGACCAACGTCGGCCTCGGCGACTGGTACGAGCGGCGCGAGGGGCAGTGCGTCGTGCAGACCTGGCACGGCACGCCGCTGAAGAAGATCGGCGCCGACCTGCTGGGCACCCCCAAGGCCAACCTCGCCTATATCGCCAGCCTGCCGCACCGCTTCCGGCAGTTCGACATCGTGGTCTCGCCCAACTCCTTCACCACCCCGATCATGCGGAACGCGTTCCGCTGCGAGGGCGAGGTCCTGGAGGCCGGCTATCCGCGCAACGACATCTTCCACCGGCCCGACCGGGAGAAGATCGCCCAGCGGGTGCGCGCCACGCTGGGCATCCCGGAGGGCAAGAAGGTCGTCCTCTACGCCCCGACCTGGCGGGACGACCAGCGGCACACCGCCTCCAAGTTCAAACTGGACCTCCAGGTCGACCTGACGGCGGCCAGGGAGGCGCTCAGCGACGACCACGTCTTCCTGTTCCGCAAGCACCCCAAGATCCTGGACGCCATCCCGGGCGCCGGGCAGGGCTTCGTCTACGACGTCTCCGCGTACCCGGACATCGCCGAGCTGTATCTGATCACGGACGTCCTGATCACCGACTACTCCTCGGTGCTCTTCGACTTCGCGCACTCGGGCCGGCCGATGCTGTTCTTCACCTACGACCTGGAGCACTACCGGGACACCCTGCGCGGCTTCTACTTCGACTTCACCGAGAAGGCGCCCGGGCCGCTGATCAAGACCTCGCCCGAACTGGTCGCGGCCATCCGCGACAGCGCGTCGGTGCGGCGCGAGTACGCGGCGAAGTACGAGCGGTTCGTCAAGGAGTTCTGCGAACCGTCCGACGGCCTCGCCACCAGCCGGGTGGTCGACCGGATGCTGGAGATCGCCGAACAACACGCGGCCGGCGACGGCCGTTAG
- a CDS encoding acyltransferase family protein, translated as MTGSPPSTERPRSPQLPQQGARPKQRDAFFDNAKYLAIVLVAVGHAWEPLRADSRVVTSLYMFVYAFHMPAFILIAGYFSRNFDGRPDRVRRLVTGVLVPYVVFQVAYTYFLRRLDENDNNYLPLFEPRWLLWFLVALFIWRLTVPLWKAVRWPVPLALLLAAVATASPTMGSDLQLQRVVQFLPYFVLGMTLRPEHFQLVRRRSARLLALPILAVAAVIAYWAEPRMEYAWFYHRGSAQELGEPWWAGVLMTLALFGCAVLLTACFLALVPGRHAWFTALGAGTLYGYLLHGFLIRGSVEWGWYDPEPMQNIWTGLLITTVVAAVGISLLCAPPVQRLLRPLVEPQMKWFFKREALTGPKKPTAPSPQETAARDADTAAPRS; from the coding sequence ATGACGGGCTCGCCGCCGTCCACGGAACGCCCCAGGTCACCGCAGCTGCCCCAGCAGGGCGCCCGGCCCAAGCAGCGTGACGCGTTCTTCGACAACGCCAAGTACCTGGCCATCGTCCTGGTCGCGGTCGGCCACGCCTGGGAGCCGCTGCGCGCGGACTCCCGGGTGGTCACCTCGCTCTACATGTTTGTCTACGCCTTCCACATGCCGGCCTTCATTCTGATAGCCGGCTACTTCTCACGGAACTTCGACGGCCGGCCCGACCGGGTCAGGCGGCTGGTCACCGGGGTCCTGGTGCCGTATGTGGTCTTCCAGGTCGCCTACACCTACTTCCTGCGCCGCCTGGACGAGAACGACAACAACTACCTGCCGCTCTTCGAGCCGCGCTGGCTGCTGTGGTTCCTGGTGGCGCTGTTCATCTGGCGGCTGACCGTGCCGCTGTGGAAGGCCGTCCGCTGGCCGGTACCGCTGGCGCTGCTGCTGGCCGCCGTGGCCACCGCGTCCCCCACCATGGGCAGCGACCTACAGCTTCAGCGGGTGGTGCAGTTCCTCCCGTACTTCGTGCTGGGCATGACGCTGCGCCCCGAGCACTTCCAGCTGGTGCGGCGCCGCTCGGCGCGCCTGCTGGCGTTGCCGATCCTCGCCGTCGCGGCGGTGATCGCCTACTGGGCGGAGCCGCGCATGGAGTACGCGTGGTTCTACCACCGGGGCAGCGCCCAGGAGTTGGGCGAGCCGTGGTGGGCGGGCGTGCTGATGACCCTGGCGCTCTTCGGCTGCGCCGTCCTGCTGACGGCCTGCTTCCTGGCGCTGGTGCCCGGCCGCCACGCGTGGTTCACCGCGTTGGGCGCCGGCACCCTCTACGGCTATCTGCTGCACGGGTTCCTGATCCGTGGCTCCGTCGAATGGGGCTGGTACGACCCCGAGCCGATGCAGAACATCTGGACCGGGCTGCTGATCACCACGGTGGTCGCGGCCGTGGGCATCTCGCTGCTCTGCGCCCCGCCGGTGCAGCGGCTGCTCAGGCCGCTGGTCGAGCCGCAGATGAAGTGGTTCTTCAAGCGGGAGGCGCTCACCGGGCCGAAGAAGCCCACGGCGCCGAGCCCGCAGGAGACGGCGGCGCGGGACGCCGACACGGCGGCGCCCCGCTCCTAG
- a CDS encoding alpha/beta family hydrolase, which yields MSEKTPRRQTVATPGGDARVHWYEADAPRAVLALGHGAGGGVEARDLAALAATLPAHGWTVALVESPWRVAGKKVAPAPRTLDAGWRAVSPALAAPGLPLVVGGRSAGARVACRTAAETDAVAVLALAFPLHPPGRPEKSRADELPLGKLPLLVVQGGNDPFGRPAEFPTDATVVEIPEADHSFTVPKRAELPQETALRLLTDAVAEWIPGAVSPAHG from the coding sequence ATGAGTGAGAAGACCCCACGACGGCAGACGGTCGCCACGCCGGGCGGCGACGCCCGCGTCCACTGGTACGAGGCGGACGCGCCGCGCGCCGTGCTGGCCCTGGGCCATGGCGCGGGCGGCGGCGTCGAGGCGCGGGACCTGGCGGCGCTGGCCGCGACGTTGCCGGCGCACGGCTGGACGGTGGCGCTGGTGGAGTCCCCCTGGCGGGTCGCCGGCAAGAAGGTGGCGCCGGCGCCGCGCACCCTGGACGCGGGCTGGCGCGCGGTGAGCCCGGCGCTGGCCGCGCCCGGCCTCCCCCTGGTCGTCGGTGGACGCAGCGCCGGCGCCCGCGTCGCCTGCCGCACGGCGGCCGAGACGGACGCGGTCGCGGTGCTCGCCCTGGCCTTCCCCCTCCACCCGCCGGGCCGCCCCGAGAAGTCCCGGGCAGACGAACTCCCCCTGGGCAAACTGCCGTTGCTCGTCGTCCAAGGCGGGAACGACCCCTTCGGCCGGCCCGCGGAGTTCCCCACCGACGCCACGGTGGTCGAGATCCCCGAAGCGGACCACTCCTTCACGGTCCCCAAACGCGCCGAACTGCCCCAGGAGACGGCGCTGCGCCTCCTGACGGACGCCGTCGCGGAGTGGATCCCGGGGGCGGTCTCGCCCGCCCACGGCTGA
- a CDS encoding GNAT family N-acetyltransferase, with protein MPGSRPQTARLSPNHSRHSTTRPHSPSEATITTPEPILWIKDDICALGPYQAELVETYWTWEQDPAVLVGYGRQEPESLEARTEGMGHQLRGDNIRFTIWDLTGEAPEPAGVATLLPDHSVRTAEYVILIAPQARNKGLGTAATRLTLDYAFHITNLRMVWLKVLAPNAAGIRAYEKAGFRTVGSLREAGYWLGKVCDEVIMDALASDHAGPSVVRA; from the coding sequence ATGCCTGGATCGAGACCGCAGACGGCACGCCTGTCGCCGAACCACTCTCGACACTCGACTACACGCCCGCACTCACCATCGGAGGCGACCATCACCACCCCTGAGCCGATCCTGTGGATCAAGGACGACATCTGTGCCCTGGGCCCCTACCAGGCCGAGTTGGTCGAGACATACTGGACCTGGGAGCAAGACCCGGCCGTCCTCGTCGGCTACGGCCGCCAGGAGCCGGAATCACTCGAAGCCCGCACCGAGGGTATGGGCCATCAACTGCGCGGAGACAACATCCGCTTCACCATCTGGGACCTGACCGGGGAGGCCCCGGAGCCTGCTGGTGTGGCGACGCTGCTGCCCGATCACTCGGTGCGGACCGCCGAATACGTCATCCTGATCGCCCCCCAAGCCCGCAACAAGGGGCTGGGCACCGCTGCAACCCGACTCACCCTCGACTACGCCTTCCACATCACCAACCTACGTATGGTCTGGCTCAAGGTCCTCGCGCCCAACGCGGCCGGCATCCGCGCCTACGAGAAGGCCGGCTTCCGTACGGTGGGATCCCTCCGCGAGGCCGGATACTGGCTCGGCAAGGTCTGCGACGAGGTCATCATGGACGCGCTCGCCAGCGACCACGCTGGCCCGTCCGTCGTACGAGCGTGA
- a CDS encoding nucleotide sugar dehydrogenase — protein sequence MQVVIAGQGYVGLPLAMRAAEVGHHVIGYDVDRRRVQQITTGQSHVEDVASARLRAALDSGAYSVTADATALAGFDIAVITVPTPLRDGVPDLTHIESCAHTVGPHLRPGVTVVLESTTYPGTTEELLLPILEKASGLIAGTDFHLGYSPERIDPGNARWRLENTPKVVSGLDAASLEAVNTFYDRIVERTIPVSSPRTAELTKLLENTFRHVNIALINEMAMLAKSLGVNVWEAIDAAASKPFGFMRFNPGPGVGGHCLPIDPSFLSWKVERTVGVPFRFVDLANDVNSHMPDYVVRRLMEAFNTRRMVVSGSRVLLLGLAYKADTADARESPSVRVAELLLNLGADVRGADPHVADDIHPDARLVRVEATAEEIAASDAVLLLTDHTEFDYESILEHASYVLDCRNRLSGGNVEVL from the coding sequence ATGCAGGTTGTTATCGCTGGTCAGGGCTACGTAGGGCTGCCACTGGCCATGCGCGCCGCAGAGGTGGGCCACCATGTCATCGGCTACGACGTGGACCGGCGGCGCGTTCAGCAGATCACCACCGGCCAGTCGCACGTGGAGGACGTGGCGTCCGCACGGCTCCGCGCGGCGCTGGACTCCGGGGCCTACTCCGTGACCGCCGACGCCACGGCGCTGGCCGGGTTCGACATCGCGGTGATCACCGTACCGACCCCGCTGCGAGACGGCGTGCCCGACCTGACCCATATCGAGTCCTGTGCCCATACGGTGGGCCCGCACCTACGCCCCGGCGTGACCGTGGTCCTGGAGTCCACGACCTATCCCGGTACAACCGAGGAGCTGCTGTTACCGATCTTGGAGAAGGCGTCCGGCCTTATCGCTGGTACGGACTTCCACCTTGGCTACAGCCCTGAGCGGATCGACCCGGGCAACGCGCGCTGGCGCCTTGAGAACACCCCGAAAGTCGTCTCCGGCCTCGACGCTGCTTCTCTGGAGGCCGTCAACACGTTCTACGACCGGATCGTCGAGCGCACCATCCCCGTCTCGTCCCCACGCACCGCCGAGTTGACCAAGCTTCTGGAGAACACCTTCCGGCACGTCAACATCGCGCTGATCAACGAGATGGCGATGCTCGCCAAGTCGCTCGGAGTGAACGTCTGGGAGGCGATCGACGCCGCCGCGTCCAAGCCCTTCGGGTTCATGAGATTCAATCCCGGTCCTGGAGTCGGCGGGCATTGCCTGCCGATCGACCCATCATTTCTGTCGTGGAAGGTGGAACGCACGGTCGGGGTCCCGTTCCGGTTTGTGGACCTGGCCAACGATGTGAACAGCCACATGCCCGACTACGTCGTCCGACGGCTCATGGAAGCGTTCAACACGCGTCGCATGGTCGTCAGTGGATCTCGTGTCCTGCTCCTCGGTCTGGCCTACAAGGCCGACACCGCCGACGCCCGTGAGTCGCCGTCGGTGCGTGTCGCTGAGCTTCTGCTCAACCTCGGTGCCGACGTGCGTGGCGCGGACCCGCACGTCGCAGACGACATCCACCCCGATGCACGCCTGGTCCGCGTAGAAGCGACCGCTGAGGAAATCGCGGCATCCGACGCCGTACTCCTGCTGACGGATCATACGGAATTCGACTATGAGTCGATCCTTGAGCACGCGTCGTATGTGCTCGACTGCCGGAACCGGCTTTCCGGCGGGAACGTCGAAGTTCTGTGA
- a CDS encoding glycosyltransferase family 2 protein, producing MPLVSVVMPVYNSAVTLGASIRSVLTQTHSDLELLVTDDKSSDDSMGLLTDLARQDERVLPDSAPERGGAGRARNLAIARARGDYIAFLDSDDMWLPNKLERQIDFAATASTPLTFTSYYKMDADYVGESTDFVPNGRVVRAREHVDYRAMLIQDHIGALTAMYDRTVLGTRLMPEMHKRQDYALWLSIMRDGIDARGLPEPLAVYRAHRAGSLSSNKLSLIPYNWSLYREHERLSVPRSTRALAGAVWHSLRKTRI from the coding sequence GTGCCCCTGGTGTCTGTCGTCATGCCCGTGTACAACTCGGCAGTCACTCTCGGCGCTTCGATCCGGTCGGTGCTCACGCAGACCCACAGCGATCTGGAGCTTCTGGTCACCGACGACAAGTCCTCCGATGACTCCATGGGCCTACTCACGGATTTGGCTCGGCAGGATGAACGTGTCCTACCGGACTCGGCACCCGAACGGGGCGGTGCGGGACGAGCACGGAACCTCGCTATCGCACGGGCCCGGGGGGACTACATCGCCTTTCTTGACAGTGACGACATGTGGCTCCCGAACAAGCTTGAGCGGCAAATCGACTTTGCTGCGACCGCCAGTACGCCGCTGACGTTCACCTCCTACTACAAGATGGACGCCGACTACGTTGGAGAGAGCACCGATTTCGTCCCGAACGGCCGCGTGGTCCGGGCGCGGGAACACGTCGACTACCGTGCGATGCTGATTCAAGATCACATCGGTGCTCTTACCGCTATGTACGACCGCACAGTCCTCGGCACGAGGCTGATGCCGGAGATGCATAAGCGACAGGATTACGCTCTATGGCTGTCCATCATGCGTGACGGCATTGACGCCCGGGGTCTTCCCGAGCCGCTGGCGGTCTACAGAGCCCACCGCGCGGGATCGCTGTCGTCCAACAAGCTGTCGCTCATCCCATACAACTGGTCGTTGTACCGCGAACACGAACGACTGTCGGTGCCCCGGTCAACACGTGCGCTGGCCGGAGCAGTCTGGCACTCGCTGCGTAAGACACGGATCTAG